A DNA window from Gillisia sp. Hel1_33_143 contains the following coding sequences:
- the gldD gene encoding gliding motility lipoprotein GldD, with translation MRKLIFSIFILLAVLSCKDEEQPKPNAFLALNYPEANYTTIDLNCSYSFEMNQISNIIQAQNNKPCWINIKYPLLDAAIFLTYQPVNNNLDSLLTDAQKLPLQHTIKADFIEGDIYENKEHRAYGMFYEIDGNAASQAEFYITDSTKHFLTGSLYFNQRPNFDSIMPAAAYIKKDMRHLMETLKWN, from the coding sequence ATGAGAAAGTTGATTTTTAGCATATTCATTCTATTGGCTGTTTTGAGTTGTAAAGATGAGGAACAGCCAAAGCCAAATGCTTTTCTGGCGCTAAATTATCCGGAAGCTAATTATACTACCATAGATCTTAATTGCTCCTATAGCTTTGAAATGAATCAAATTTCAAATATAATACAAGCACAAAATAATAAACCGTGTTGGATAAATATTAAATACCCATTGCTTGATGCGGCAATATTTCTAACATATCAGCCAGTTAATAACAACTTAGATTCTTTATTAACAGACGCTCAAAAACTTCCTTTACAGCATACCATAAAGGCAGATTTTATTGAAGGAGATATCTATGAAAATAAAGAACATAGAGCTTATGGTATGTTCTACGAAATAGATGGGAACGCTGCATCACAGGCAGAATTTTATATTACAGATAGCACGAAGCATTTTCTTACCGGATCTCTTTACTTCAACCAAAGACCAAATTTTGATTCTATTATGCCTGCAGCTGCCTATATAAAGAAAGATATGAGACATCTTATGGAAACTTTAAAGTGGAATTGA
- the mutY gene encoding A/G-specific adenine glycosylase produces MVFHKSLTYWYLNNKRELPWRETSDPYCIWLSEIMLQQTRIEQGLPYYLAFTSAYPTVFDLAKASEEDVLKLWQGLGYYSRARNLHTTAKHVAFDLNGVFPKSYESLLKLKGVGDYTASAIASISYNEPVAVVDGNVYRVLARYFDIDTPINSSSGIKEFKQLAQELLDKEDPATYNQAIMEFGALQCKPQSPLCTSCPLSDSCLALQNNRIAELPVKIKKTKIKKRYFNYLVFQSSENKTLLEKRTGKGIWEGLYQFPLIETEGLKEASEIESHMEFSEFSKNEPLGVTLYNDAPILHKLSHQHIYTRFWIVDKNELPNTAISISSVAEYPVPVLIANFLNDYSFSY; encoded by the coding sequence GTGGTATTTCATAAAAGTCTGACATACTGGTACTTAAATAATAAAAGAGAGCTGCCTTGGCGAGAAACCAGTGACCCATATTGTATTTGGCTGAGTGAAATTATGCTTCAACAAACAAGAATAGAGCAAGGATTACCCTATTATTTGGCATTTACTAGTGCTTATCCTACCGTTTTTGATCTTGCAAAAGCTTCAGAAGAAGATGTTTTAAAACTATGGCAGGGACTTGGATATTATTCCAGAGCTAGAAATTTACATACCACTGCTAAACATGTAGCTTTTGATCTTAATGGAGTCTTTCCAAAATCTTATGAGAGTTTACTAAAATTAAAGGGAGTAGGAGATTACACGGCAAGTGCTATAGCTTCTATCTCTTATAATGAACCAGTAGCTGTAGTAGATGGAAATGTTTATAGAGTGCTAGCGCGTTATTTTGATATAGATACCCCTATTAATAGTTCTTCCGGAATTAAAGAATTTAAACAGTTGGCTCAAGAATTGTTAGATAAAGAAGATCCTGCTACTTATAATCAGGCAATTATGGAATTTGGAGCCTTGCAGTGTAAGCCACAATCTCCATTATGTACATCTTGCCCTTTAAGTGATAGTTGTTTAGCTCTTCAGAACAACAGAATAGCAGAGTTGCCGGTGAAGATCAAGAAGACTAAAATTAAAAAACGGTATTTTAATTACCTGGTATTTCAATCTAGTGAGAATAAGACACTACTTGAGAAAAGAACAGGAAAGGGAATTTGGGAAGGATTGTATCAGTTTCCCTTAATAGAAACAGAAGGACTTAAAGAAGCTTCAGAAATTGAATCGCACATGGAATTTTCTGAATTTTCTAAAAATGAACCTTTAGGGGTTACCTTATATAATGATGCCCCTATTTTACATAAATTATCTCATCAACATATTTACACAAGGTTTTGGATTGTAGATAAAAATGAACTTCCAAATACTGCAATCTCTATATCGTCTGTAGCGGAATATCCGGTTCCGGTGCTTATTGCAAATTTTTTAAATGACTATAGTTTCTCTTATTAA
- a CDS encoding HU family DNA-binding protein, which produces MNSTKMTKADIVARISEKLGMEKGDVQATVETFMEEVKTSLESGDNVYLRGFGSFVIKTRAEKTGRNISKNTTIKIPAHNIPAFKPARVFVDGVKSNVDVK; this is translated from the coding sequence ATAAATAGCACTAAAATGACGAAAGCAGATATCGTAGCCCGAATTTCAGAGAAATTAGGAATGGAAAAAGGTGATGTTCAAGCTACTGTTGAAACATTTATGGAAGAAGTAAAGACTTCTTTAGAAAGCGGAGATAATGTATATTTAAGAGGATTTGGAAGCTTTGTTATTAAAACAAGAGCTGAGAAAACCGGAAGAAACATCTCAAAGAATACGACTATCAAGATTCCAGCTCACAACATCCCTGCTTTTAAACCAGCAAGAGTGTTTGTAGATGGAGTTAAAAGTAATGTAGACGTAAAATAG
- a CDS encoding single-stranded DNA-binding protein: MTGTLNKVMLIGHTGDDVKMHYFEGGGAIGRFPLATNEVYTNKSTGQRVENTEWHNIVVRNKAAEICEKYLKKGDKVYVEGRLKNRKWTDEKGLERYSVEIQCTDFTFLTPKNETSAPSSQPQSQSPQNGGYSQPNTAVKNDTASGQSMNNQEEEDDLPF; this comes from the coding sequence ATGACAGGCACACTTAACAAAGTAATGTTGATAGGGCATACAGGAGATGATGTAAAAATGCATTATTTTGAAGGTGGAGGTGCTATAGGTAGATTTCCTTTGGCAACAAATGAAGTATATACCAATAAATCTACCGGTCAACGTGTAGAAAATACAGAGTGGCATAATATAGTTGTAAGAAATAAAGCAGCAGAGATCTGTGAGAAATATCTTAAAAAAGGTGATAAGGTCTATGTAGAAGGAAGGTTAAAGAATAGAAAATGGACAGATGAAAAAGGCTTGGAAAGATATTCTGTAGAGATACAGTGTACAGATTTCACTTTTTTAACTCCTAAAAATGAAACATCAGCACCTTCATCACAGCCTCAATCTCAATCTCCTCAAAATGGAGGTTATTCACAACCTAATACAGCTGTAAAAAACGATACCGCCTCAGGGCAATCAATGAATAATCAAGAAGAAGAGGACGATTTACCCTTCTAA
- a CDS encoding Rne/Rng family ribonuclease, which yields MDKELIIRTSSSAVDFALIKDGKLVELHKEEDDSNFAVGDIFIAKIRKAVPGLNAAFVNVGYTKDGFLHYHDLGPQVSSLLKFVKRVSTGKLKDYSLQNFTFEKDIDKDGSIAEVLKSNQSLLVQVMKEPISTKGPRISSELSLPGRYIVLVPFSNRVSVSQKIESKEEKDRLKRLVKSIKPKGFGVIVRTVAEGKKVAELDKDLQNLMDRWKVMCKKLYKAPHPSKVLGELNRASSILRDVFNDTFTSICVDDETLYVQIKDYLAEIAPNKESIVKLHQTNVPIFEKFGVERQIKTSFGRTVSMSKGAYLIIEHTEAMHVIDVNSGNRSNKAKNQEDTALEVNLISATEIARQLRLRDMGGIIVVDFIDMNKPENRKALYDHLREEMSDDRAKHKILPPSKFGLIQITRQRVRPETNIKTREENPNGAGEIEAPIIVIDKIKTDLERLIKKNHKKITLSTHPFIAAFLTRGFPSPRSQWFFDHKRWVKILPRDAYTYMEYHFHDKNGEVLE from the coding sequence GTGGATAAAGAATTGATTATTAGAACCAGTTCTTCTGCTGTAGATTTTGCCTTAATAAAAGATGGAAAACTAGTTGAATTACACAAGGAAGAAGACGACAGTAATTTTGCTGTTGGCGATATCTTTATTGCCAAGATAAGAAAAGCTGTTCCCGGATTAAATGCCGCATTTGTAAATGTAGGCTACACAAAAGATGGTTTTTTACACTATCATGATCTGGGACCTCAAGTCTCTTCATTGTTGAAATTCGTAAAACGTGTAAGCACAGGTAAATTAAAAGACTATTCTTTACAGAATTTTACTTTTGAAAAAGACATTGATAAAGACGGCAGCATTGCTGAAGTCTTAAAATCAAATCAGTCGCTATTGGTACAGGTCATGAAAGAACCTATATCTACTAAGGGTCCGAGAATTAGCTCCGAGCTTTCTCTTCCGGGTAGGTATATAGTTTTAGTTCCTTTTTCTAACCGGGTTTCGGTTTCTCAAAAAATTGAGAGCAAAGAAGAAAAAGATAGACTTAAAAGATTAGTAAAAAGTATTAAACCTAAAGGGTTTGGTGTTATTGTACGTACCGTAGCAGAAGGCAAAAAAGTAGCAGAGCTGGACAAAGATCTTCAAAATTTGATGGATCGTTGGAAAGTCATGTGTAAAAAATTATACAAAGCACCTCATCCTTCCAAGGTATTAGGAGAGTTAAATAGAGCATCATCCATCTTAAGAGATGTGTTTAATGATACTTTCACTTCTATTTGCGTAGATGATGAAACGCTATATGTACAAATTAAAGATTATTTGGCAGAAATTGCCCCTAATAAAGAATCTATAGTAAAATTGCATCAAACCAATGTTCCCATTTTTGAAAAATTTGGAGTCGAAAGACAGATAAAAACTTCATTTGGACGCACCGTCTCTATGAGTAAAGGTGCTTACTTGATTATTGAGCATACCGAAGCCATGCACGTTATAGACGTGAACTCTGGCAACAGGTCTAATAAAGCTAAGAATCAAGAAGATACAGCCTTAGAAGTAAATCTAATAAGCGCTACAGAAATAGCTCGCCAACTTCGTTTACGCGATATGGGTGGGATTATTGTAGTAGACTTTATAGACATGAACAAACCCGAAAACAGGAAGGCCCTTTATGATCATTTAAGGGAAGAAATGAGCGATGATCGCGCTAAACATAAAATACTTCCTCCTAGTAAATTCGGATTGATTCAAATAACAAGACAACGCGTAAGGCCGGAAACTAATATCAAAACCAGGGAAGAAAATCCCAACGGAGCAGGTGAGATTGAGGCACCTATTATCGTAATTGATAAAATTAAGACCGACCTAGAAAGATTGATCAAGAAGAATCATAAAAAGATCACTTTGAGTACGCACCCATTTATTGCAGCCTTTTTAACAAGAGGCTTTCCATCGCCCCGCTCCCAATGGTTTTTTGACCATAAGCGCTGGGTAAAAATTTTACCAAGAGACGCTTACACGTACATGGAATATCACTTTCACGATAAAAACGGGGAAGTATTAGAATAA
- a CDS encoding gliding motility-associated protein GldE — protein sequence MDPDPPSLISLFFSLDISQIFSFVMIFVLLIFSALISGAEVAFFSLTPSNFITENGNRSNSQKIVVKLLEKPKKLLATILVANNAINIAIVLLFNALTDEFFGRMNAVLFGVNFKFVVEVGLVTFLILLFGEILPKVYASRNNVKFSNFMAYPLNVLDFIFSPLSIPMRAITIFIHERLGKQRSYISVDHLSQALELTRDEDTTHEEQKILKGIVSFGNTDTKQVMKPRMDIFALNESQPFKDIIPEIIENGYSRIPVYKENVDQVTGILYVKDILPYLDKKEFDWTSLVRDPYFIPENKKLDDLLNEFKVKKIHLAIVVDEYGGTSGLISLEDIIEEIVGDISDEFDDEDLIFSKLDDKNFVFEGKTPLKDFYKIIKLEDASKFEENKGESETLAGFLLEISGGFPKKNEIIFFSNYKFIIEVIDDKRIKQIKLSIEDV from the coding sequence TTGGATCCAGATCCTCCCAGTTTAATTTCGTTATTTTTCTCTTTAGATATATCGCAAATATTCAGTTTTGTGATGATATTTGTGTTACTAATTTTCTCTGCTCTCATTTCTGGGGCAGAAGTTGCTTTCTTTTCGTTAACACCTTCCAACTTTATAACAGAAAATGGTAATAGAAGCAACAGCCAGAAGATAGTTGTAAAACTTCTTGAAAAACCTAAAAAGCTACTTGCAACCATACTTGTTGCTAACAATGCTATTAATATTGCTATAGTTCTATTGTTTAATGCCCTTACAGATGAGTTCTTTGGAAGAATGAATGCTGTGTTGTTTGGTGTTAACTTTAAATTTGTGGTAGAGGTAGGATTGGTAACTTTCTTAATCTTGCTCTTTGGGGAAATTCTTCCTAAAGTTTATGCTAGCCGGAATAATGTGAAATTTTCTAATTTCATGGCATATCCTTTAAACGTTCTCGATTTTATTTTTTCTCCCTTAAGTATTCCTATGCGCGCCATTACCATCTTTATTCATGAAAGATTGGGGAAGCAACGAAGTTATATAAGTGTAGATCATCTATCTCAGGCGCTAGAACTTACCAGAGATGAAGATACCACCCATGAGGAGCAAAAGATTTTAAAGGGAATTGTCTCTTTTGGGAATACAGATACAAAACAGGTTATGAAACCTAGAATGGATATTTTCGCCTTAAATGAAAGTCAGCCATTTAAAGATATCATACCAGAGATCATAGAAAATGGTTATTCAAGAATTCCTGTGTATAAAGAAAATGTAGATCAGGTTACAGGGATTCTATATGTAAAAGATATTCTGCCCTATCTTGATAAAAAAGAGTTTGACTGGACAAGTCTAGTAAGAGATCCTTACTTCATTCCTGAAAATAAAAAGTTGGATGATCTGCTTAATGAATTTAAGGTTAAGAAGATACATCTCGCTATTGTAGTAGATGAATATGGAGGAACCAGCGGATTGATCTCTTTGGAAGATATTATAGAGGAGATAGTAGGAGATATAAGTGATGAGTTTGATGATGAGGACTTAATATTCTCGAAATTAGACGATAAAAACTTTGTTTTTGAAGGTAAGACCCCTTTAAAAGATTTTTATAAGATCATTAAGCTTGAAGATGCTTCTAAATTTGAAGAGAATAAAGGAGAATCTGAAACTCTGGCTGGTTTCTTATTAGAGATCTCTGGAGGGTTTCCAAAAAAGAATGAGATCATCTTCTTTTCAAATTATAAATTTATAATTGAAGTGATAGATGATAAAAGGATAAAACAGATTAAATTGAGCATAGAAGACGTATGA
- a CDS encoding SusC/RagA family TonB-linked outer membrane protein, which yields MRQIQLRCVRLIFLLFVFPSILMAQETLNGKIIDESTGEPVPFVNVIQKGTSNGTTSDFNGVFSLEVNALPTILVFSYIGFETQEINVTSNSPMAINFAQSAAALDEVVVTGLATSVKRTNSANAVASISAAELVGTTTPPTLDGALYGKFPGAIVSANSGAPGGGLSVKLRGATSIQGNTQPLYIVDGVYVDNSSIAAGLNAVSGAAAGGSASNQDNPSNRIADINPEDIANIEILKGASAAAIYGSRAAAGVVIITTKRGVAGETSYRFSQSVGWTEVINLLGVRDYNEDRVRESFGDAAVQDFIDARDGNRLVDYEEELFGNKGLLTITNFSTSGGGEKTKFFAGVTHNSEDGIVANTGYEKISLRLNVDHRANDFVKLALSTNYIHSSSDRGYFNNDNTGTSVGVALTGTVPWLQLFPDENGNYPDNPLGSSNILQTRDLVTNNEKINRLIMGGSANIDLYRNDKSNLELILRGGLDFYGFNTLAFFPKELQFQKPSNGGQNGVSVQGSTQNKNYNLSAFLVHNYFTDNNINFRTQAGLTREYFDRNGYLITATDLVASETNVDQATNTGVDQNRLKQEDAGFFAQEEVNFQDKVIATIGVRGDKSSNNGDANKLNYYPKASVALNLNEFGFWNQNSKFNQLKLRAAYGEAGNFPPIGALFTSYNSFTNVGQGGVTLKGISLIGTRGNPDLKSERQKEFETGVDFGFFNDRLTGSLTYYIKTVDDLILNASKEPSSGFTTEFVNAGSLENKGVEIALNAAIFRGEDFNWDFGMNFFKNKSEITRLDVPAFNAGGFGATLGTFRIEEGKSATQIVGIGPDPDANGLQKFGDAEPDFQMSFNNSISYKGFDFNFLWQWKKGGDNINLTALLTDLSGTSHDYDEIDLDPEGQIGNGPYRVSQLGSSAAVFIEDSGYLRLREVGLYYTIPSAITDSFLNGTFDRIKFGFSGNNLINIFDYNSYDPEVSNFGGGGIFNAVEVTPFPSSKRYMFNVAFNF from the coding sequence ATGAGGCAAATTCAATTACGATGCGTTAGGTTGATATTTTTGCTATTTGTGTTTCCGTCAATATTAATGGCTCAGGAAACGCTTAACGGTAAAATTATTGACGAATCTACGGGAGAACCGGTGCCCTTTGTGAATGTTATTCAAAAAGGTACTTCTAATGGAACCACAAGTGATTTTAATGGTGTTTTCTCTTTAGAAGTCAATGCTCTCCCTACAATCTTGGTCTTTTCTTATATTGGTTTTGAGACTCAGGAGATTAATGTAACCAGTAATTCCCCCATGGCTATTAATTTTGCTCAATCTGCCGCAGCTTTAGACGAAGTTGTAGTAACAGGTTTGGCAACTTCTGTAAAAAGAACCAATTCAGCTAACGCTGTAGCTTCTATATCTGCTGCAGAACTTGTTGGAACTACCACACCACCAACTTTGGATGGTGCGCTATACGGTAAATTTCCAGGTGCTATTGTAAGTGCAAACTCCGGAGCTCCGGGAGGAGGACTTTCAGTTAAATTGCGTGGAGCTACATCTATACAAGGAAATACACAACCTCTCTATATTGTAGATGGAGTTTATGTAGATAACTCTTCTATAGCAGCAGGTTTAAACGCTGTATCTGGCGCCGCGGCGGGAGGTAGTGCTTCCAATCAAGATAACCCATCCAACAGGATTGCAGATATAAATCCGGAAGATATCGCAAACATAGAGATTTTAAAAGGGGCGTCTGCCGCCGCTATCTATGGTAGTAGAGCTGCAGCAGGGGTAGTTATTATTACTACCAAACGTGGAGTTGCAGGAGAAACTTCTTATAGATTTTCACAATCTGTAGGATGGACGGAAGTAATTAATCTATTAGGTGTTAGAGATTATAATGAAGATAGAGTAAGAGAATCTTTTGGAGATGCCGCTGTTCAGGATTTTATAGATGCCAGAGATGGTAATAGACTTGTAGATTATGAAGAGGAACTATTTGGGAATAAAGGGCTGCTTACTATAACTAACTTTAGTACTAGTGGTGGTGGAGAGAAAACCAAGTTCTTTGCCGGAGTAACGCACAATAGTGAAGATGGAATTGTTGCCAATACCGGATATGAGAAAATATCTTTGAGATTGAATGTGGATCATCGTGCTAATGATTTCGTGAAATTAGCGCTGAGTACTAATTACATTCATTCTTCTTCTGATAGAGGGTACTTTAATAATGATAATACAGGAACCTCAGTGGGAGTTGCTTTAACAGGAACTGTGCCTTGGTTGCAATTATTTCCAGACGAAAACGGGAACTATCCTGATAACCCATTAGGATCTTCCAATATCTTACAAACTAGAGATCTGGTAACTAATAATGAAAAGATCAATAGATTGATCATGGGAGGTTCTGCTAACATAGATCTTTACAGGAATGATAAGTCTAACTTAGAACTAATTTTACGTGGTGGTTTAGATTTTTATGGGTTTAATACATTGGCATTTTTTCCAAAAGAACTTCAATTTCAAAAACCTTCTAATGGAGGACAGAATGGTGTATCTGTGCAGGGAAGTACTCAAAATAAGAACTATAATCTATCTGCATTCTTAGTACATAATTACTTTACAGACAATAATATCAATTTTAGAACTCAGGCAGGTTTAACCAGAGAATATTTTGACAGAAATGGTTATTTAATTACCGCTACAGATCTTGTCGCTTCAGAAACAAATGTAGATCAGGCTACTAATACCGGTGTAGATCAAAATAGATTGAAGCAAGAAGATGCAGGTTTCTTTGCGCAAGAAGAAGTAAATTTTCAAGATAAAGTAATTGCAACAATTGGGGTGAGGGGTGATAAATCTTCGAACAATGGAGATGCTAATAAACTTAACTATTATCCAAAAGCTTCGGTTGCTTTAAACTTAAATGAGTTTGGCTTTTGGAATCAGAATTCAAAATTTAACCAATTAAAATTAAGAGCTGCTTATGGTGAGGCGGGTAACTTTCCACCAATTGGAGCATTGTTTACATCTTACAACAGTTTTACCAATGTAGGACAGGGCGGTGTAACATTAAAAGGAATTAGCCTTATTGGAACCAGAGGTAACCCAGATCTGAAGTCGGAAAGACAAAAGGAATTTGAAACAGGGGTAGACTTTGGATTTTTTAATGACAGGTTAACAGGATCTCTTACTTATTATATCAAAACCGTAGACGATCTTATCTTAAATGCTTCTAAAGAACCTTCCTCAGGATTTACTACAGAATTTGTAAATGCAGGTAGTCTTGAGAATAAAGGGGTAGAGATCGCGTTAAATGCAGCTATTTTTAGAGGTGAAGATTTTAACTGGGATTTTGGAATGAACTTTTTTAAGAACAAATCTGAGATCACCAGATTAGATGTTCCGGCATTTAATGCAGGTGGTTTTGGAGCCACGCTTGGTACCTTTAGAATTGAAGAAGGTAAAAGTGCTACTCAAATTGTTGGGATAGGGCCAGATCCAGATGCTAACGGTTTACAAAAGTTTGGAGATGCAGAGCCAGATTTTCAAATGAGTTTTAATAATTCTATAAGCTATAAAGGTTTTGATTTCAATTTCTTATGGCAATGGAAAAAAGGAGGAGATAATATCAATTTAACTGCGCTTTTAACAGATTTAAGTGGAACTAGTCATGATTATGATGAAATAGATCTAGATCCTGAAGGGCAGATTGGAAACGGGCCTTATCGTGTTAGTCAGTTAGGTTCTTCTGCAGCAGTATTTATTGAAGATTCTGGATATTTAAGATTGAGAGAGGTTGGTTTATATTATACTATACCTTCTGCTATTACAGACTCTTTCTTAAACGGAACCTTTGACAGAATTAAATTTGGTTTCTCCGGAAACAATTTGATTAATATTTTCGATTATAACAGCTACGATCCGGAAGTTTCCAACTTTGGAGGAGGTGGTATT